One Aegilops tauschii subsp. strangulata cultivar AL8/78 chromosome 7, Aet v6.0, whole genome shotgun sequence genomic window carries:
- the LOC109747788 gene encoding AT-hook motif nuclear-localized protein 2-like, translating to MSSGAGETKYGAGMSRSPLQPQLQPIVGARLTAGHQGGASYSAPRLSEPAAGTAHVHAMGVSSKPPMRKHGRPRKNTPDGTLPPTIFPAPYPTGAAALLAPTLPSSSTLGLRLGVGSPHALPALPSPLPPLPPPPPPPPVEHGTHQVKQTRVWPPSSMASKKQRQMAVAGPAATGLIPKVITVQGGEDVTTKVLSYCGNGLAVHIFCANGVVRNVTLRQANSPHERVVYQVVIGTFLAD from the exons ATGTCGTCTGGAGCGGGTGAGACAAAGTATGGTGCAGGCATGAGCAGGAGCCCACTCCAGCCTCAGCTACAACCCATCGTTGGCGCCCGCCTGACCGCTGGCCACCAAGGTGGAGCTTCCTACTCCGCACCACGCCTGTCGGAGCCCGCGGCCGGCACTGCGCACGTGCACGCCATGGGTGTGAGCTCTAAGCCACCCATGAGGAAGCATGGCCGCCCGCGAAAGAACACCCCGGATGGCACCCTGCCGCCAACTATCTTTCCGGCGCCATATCCTACTGGCGCCGCTGCTTTGCTGGCACCTACTCTGCCCTCGAGCTCCACGTTGGGATTGCGCCTAGGCGTTGGGAGCCCCCATGCGCTACCAGCACTGCCATCACCGCTACCACCactaccaccaccaccaccaccaccacctgtagAGCATGGAACACATCAAGTTAAGCAGACGAGGGTATGGCCGCCGAGCTCCATGGCCAGCAAGAAGCAGCGACAGATGGCAGTAGCAG GGCCTGCTGCGACCGGATTAATTCCTAAGGTTATCACAGTCCAAGGTGGAGAG GATGTAACAACAAAAGTCCTCTCCTATTGTGGGAATGGGTTGGCAGTTCATATCTTCTGTGCCAATGGTGTTGTGCGCAATGTGACACTGCGGCAGGCAAATTCTCCTCATGAAAGAGTCGTTTATCAG GTGGTCATTGGAACGTTTCTAGCCGACTAG